The following nucleotide sequence is from Rubidibacter lacunae KORDI 51-2.
AAATAACTTGAAGCATGGAAAAGTGAGGCGATTGCGAGGAAAAATATCACGATCGTGCTCCCTGCCCAAGCACGGAAATGACTGCCGAGCTGGCCCGATAACCCCAGCAGCAGCGCGCCGGTGAAGAAAAAGGCAAAGGCCACGATGGTAGTGGCATAGAAGCCAAGAATCGATAGCAGCGGAATCCGCGCGGCGAGTCCGGCATAGAGATGCAGGGGTAGCGAGAGCAACAAGCATGCATAGAGTCCGGCAGGCACGCCGAGCAGCTTGCCGATGAAGAAGCCGGTTGCCGACTGCGGGCTCAGTCGCACCAAGTCCAACGTGCCGCGTCGCTCTTCGCGGGCGATGTCGTTCACGATCGCGTAAACGCCGATCCCGATCGCAGCGATTGAACCGATGACACAGCCAGCGACGAACAGGTCAAGCCACCAGAGCTCGTAATTCGTCACGAAATTCCCTGCGGCGTCCAGGCAATGATCTGGGTGCTGAGGTACTATGTGTGCTTTAAGATTTATCGGCCGGCAGTACCGGTTAATACTTCCTGCATATCCCGGCCGGTAGGTGATTAGCAAGTTCTCACCGTACAGATAGAACAATATCTGAACGACTAGCGAGGATGCAGCGGCAAATACAAGGTGACGCGATCGCAAGTGCGTTTGCAGCTCCCTCAGTAGTTGTGGGTTCCAGTCTCCAAGCCGAGATGAGAGTGTCGACAACATGGCTTTGCCTGTGGGATGGTTTCGGGGGACGATCGCGGTCGGAACAGGGGGTGGCGGTGCAAAATGTACGCGTGGCGGCTGCGCGCTAGGACGCCTGTTGGTGGTCGAGGGCATGGAAAATGGTTTCGAGGTCGTCCGGCGTGCAGCGAAACTCCGTCACGGGAATGTTGGCAGTAACGAGCGCGCGCAGTAAAGCTGCAGCATCCTCTTCTGATCCGTTGAAGCGAGCGCGGAGCTGCCCGGACGTGGGTCCGGTCCCAGCTCTCGATTGAGAGACGACCTCCAGTTCCCCGACTTGCGGGGCGTTGCGCAGTTCCCCTGTCAGCGCCTCAAGTGCGCCGGGGGCGGAGACATACAACCAGCGACTGCCAAGGCGATCGTGCAGGACGCTGAGGGGCGCGCTTTCGACGAGATAGCCCAGTTCCATGATGCCGATCGCGGTGCAGATTTGGGCGAGGTCGCTGAGGATATGGGAGGAGATGAGCACTGTCATGCCTGCCTCGCGGAGCGTGCCGATAATGTCGCGAAACTGCAGGCGCGCGCGAGGATCGAGCCCGGAGACCGGCTCGTCCAATAACAACAGAAGTGGTTCGTGAACTAGGGTGCGGGCCAGACCGAGACGCTGCTTCATCCCGCGCGAGAGCGTGGCGATCGCGCTGTGGCGTTTGGTTGTCAGTTGTACCAGCTCCAGTACCTCCTGCACGCGCCGCCGCCGCTTAGGCTGGCGCAGGTTGTAAAGCCGTGCGAAGTAGTCGAGGTACTCGACAACAGTCATCTCGTCGTAGAGCGGGAAATCGTCAGCTAAATAGCCTAGATACTGCCTAAGGGGATTGCCGCGCGCGTCACACCAGAAGCGCCGACCGTGCAGGTGGATTTCGCCCGCAGTCGGCAGCTCCATGCCAGCAAGGAGGCGCAGCAGCGTCGTCTTGCCCGCACCATTGGGGCCGACCAGACCGTACACCTCCCCAGACGCGATCTGCAGGTCCACCTCGCAAACCGCGACGTGGCGATCGAATTGCTTGGTCAGAGCGCGAGTTGCGATCGCCAGTGTGTCGGTCGCCATGACAGTTGTCATGACCAATTCCTAATATCGATGGACGGTAAAGACACCAACAGCCTAGCCCGAAGAGCTGTCTTTTTCCACGAAGCCATTTCCAGAAATTCTACATCGGCACAATCGTACCAATGTGGGAGCGCCAACCCCACGGCATTATAAGAACGGTTTCCATTTTGCTCGACCAAAAACATCCACTCCCTTCGACGATTATTGTTGGGAGGGCAGAGAGCCATTTCATGCAAAAACAGCCTGCAATGTGCTTAGAGGGTCGGCTGCAAGCCATCGCCAGAGCCCTTCCTTCAAGGACATTGCCATCACGTGCGACGACTGATGCAAGTTCGTTACCGAACGGTAACGCCGAGGGTAGCAACAAGGAAAGCCATTTTGTCGGCAGCTTCTTCTATGCGCTTGGTCGTCGGTTTGCCTGCACCGTGACCGGCTGTGGTTTCGATGCGGATCAGCACCGGGGCGTCACCGATATGGGCAGCTTGCAGAGCAGCAGCGTATTTAAAACTGTGAGCGGGTACCACGCGATCGTCGCGATCGGCCGTGGCAATCAGCGTGGCTGGGTAAGCTGTACCGGGTCGGAGATTGTGCAGTGGCGAATAAGCGTATAAAGCCTGGAATTCCTGCTCGTCCTCAGGCGAGCCGTAATCCGAGCTCCACGCCCAGCCGATGGTGAACTTGTGAAAGCGCAACATGTCCATGACCCCGACTGACGGCAGCGCCGCGCCGAACAAGTCCGGACGTTGGGTCATGCACGCGCCCACGAGCAGACCACCATTGCTGTCGCCCGCGATCGCGAGTTTGCGCGGATTTGTGTAGCGATAGGCTTGCAGCCATTCAGCCGCTGCGATGAAGTCGTCGAAGACGTTTTGTTTCTTGAGTTTCATCCCAGCTTGGTGCCAAGCTTCGCCGTACTCGCCGCCCCCGCGCAGGTTGGGTACGGCGTAGACGCCGCCGAGTTCCATCCACACGAGCCGACTAATGGCAAAGCTCGGTGTCAGCGAAACATTGAAACCGCCGTAGCCGTAGAGCAATGTGGGATTATTGCCGTCGAGCAGCAGTCCTTTTTTGTGGACGACGAACATCGGCACTTGCGTCCCGTCTTTGCTGCGATAGAACACTTGGCGCGTTTCGTAGTTGGCTGGGTTGAAGCCGACCTTCGGTTTGCGAAACTGGGTACTTGTAGCGGTCTTGAAGTCGTAGCGGTAGACCGTGGGTGGCGTTGTGAAGCTCGAGAACGTATAAAAGGTTTCGGTGTCCTTGCGCCTGCCGTCGAAGCCAGAGACAGAGCCGATCCCGGGGAGCAGGAGTTCGGACTGGAAACGACCGTCGATTGCGTAGATGCAGAGAGCCGAGCGCGCATCGCGCAAATAAGACGCCACGAAACAGTTGTCAAGTACTCTAACCCCTTGGAGCGTGTCGTCGGATTCGGGAATGAGTTCCGTCCAATCGGAAACCGCGGGTCGGTCGAGGTCGATCTCGATCAGGCGACCGCGCGGCGAGTCGCGGTCGGTTTGGAACCACAGGCGCGGACCGTCGTTACCGACAAACCTATAGCT
It contains:
- a CDS encoding ABC transporter ATP-binding protein; translation: MATDTLAIATRALTKQFDRHVAVCEVDLQIASGEVYGLVGPNGAGKTTLLRLLAGMELPTAGEIHLHGRRFWCDARGNPLRQYLGYLADDFPLYDEMTVVEYLDYFARLYNLRQPKRRRRVQEVLELVQLTTKRHSAIATLSRGMKQRLGLARTLVHEPLLLLLDEPVSGLDPRARLQFRDIIGTLREAGMTVLISSHILSDLAQICTAIGIMELGYLVESAPLSVLHDRLGSRWLYVSAPGALEALTGELRNAPQVGELEVVSQSRAGTGPTSGQLRARFNGSEEDAAALLRALVTANIPVTEFRCTPDDLETIFHALDHQQAS
- a CDS encoding prolyl oligopeptidase family serine peptidase, which codes for MHANYPPTRTVEQVDTYHGVVVRDPYRWLEDLESEETAAWVAAQNDVTFEFLAGIPKRDRVRQRLTELWNYEKFSAPFKAGDRYFYFKNDGLQNQSVLYALDRLDGEPRVLLDPNTLSADGTVALSGVAVSDDGNLLAYGLSKSGSDWQEWFVRDVGTGEDRGDRLEWIKFSGAHWTTDNRGFFYSRYEAPDASKQFQEVNYFQKLYYHQLGADQADDELIYERPDRKAWMFGIKVSEDGRYLIISVVQGTDPRNLIFYKDLQAPNADIIELISEFEASYRFVGNDGPRLWFQTDRDSPRGRLIEIDLDRPAVSDWTELIPESDDTLQGVRVLDNCFVASYLRDARSALCIYAIDGRFQSELLLPGIGSVSGFDGRRKDTETFYTFSSFTTPPTVYRYDFKTATSTQFRKPKVGFNPANYETRQVFYRSKDGTQVPMFVVHKKGLLLDGNNPTLLYGYGGFNVSLTPSFAISRLVWMELGGVYAVPNLRGGGEYGEAWHQAGMKLKKQNVFDDFIAAAEWLQAYRYTNPRKLAIAGDSNGGLLVGACMTQRPDLFGAALPSVGVMDMLRFHKFTIGWAWSSDYGSPEDEQEFQALYAYSPLHNLRPGTAYPATLIATADRDDRVVPAHSFKYAAALQAAHIGDAPVLIRIETTAGHGAGKPTTKRIEEAADKMAFLVATLGVTVR